The Colletotrichum destructivum chromosome 8, complete sequence genome includes the window TAGATGAGCCGACAAGTGCTCTAGACAGCGCATCGGCAGACCTGATCAGACGGACGATCATCGATATGCTGGCAAGCGCGGAGGATTGTGAGATGAGCGTTGTAGTCGCGACCCACTGCAGAGAAATGACGCGTATAGCTCAACGCATCGTCGTGCTAGAAGCTGGCCGCGTGGTAGGCGAGGGGACTTTTCACGAGCTGCAGTCTCACAACAGGGTCTTCTCGACCCTGGAAAACCGGGAATTGTAAGCAAGGGGGCATTGCGTGAACAAGAGTGCTGTAACATTTGTAGTATTCATCACATGCGTCGTGGGTCTGACGACATACATCCTATGTATGATTTGTTGCCTGATGTGATGCTCCATCGGAGCGACATGATATTATCTGCCATCCAAGCCCGGGAAGTCCCACACTCGGCACGCGCTAGAGACCTGTCATTTAGACGAGGACCATCTGCACAACGAGGCCAGTGGGGTCGTGCCATGCAGCCAACAGGGTGACCAAACCCGAACACCCCTTTCCCGGAATATTGGACTCTGGGTTCTGAGCCACTCCATTCGGTCGATCATGAGTCGGCTCGATGGCTCATGATCGATCGACCTCGGGCGAAGCACTTTCTGGCCGAGGGTGCACGTGAATTGCATCGCAAGTCGGGGCTGTTTAGGTCGTCGTTACACAAACGAAGGGCTCGAGTCAAGCGGGACCGGTTTAGCTGGAAGTCTTGGCAGCCTGTGCCTTCTCGTAAATCCAGTCGTTCAGACCCTTGCGGTTTCTGGCAATCTCGATGGCATAAAACTGCATCCGTGGGGCTAGGACAGGAATCAGTTGACGCTTTCAAGGGAGAAAACCAAGGATGAAAGAAGCGAGAGGAGGACTAACCGAAGATGACCTCATTCTGGCCGTATTCGAACTTGGGGTTGGCGCGCACCATGGTGCCGAAGTTGTAGTCATCAACTTTCTTCTCGTAGGCCATCATAAACTTGCGCCAGCgctccttgccgtccttactcttcatctcgtcctcgttgatggtggcggcggggtcAAACTCAGGAAAGTCCTTCTGCAGGTGCTCGTAGATCTCGTCGTCAATCTTGGTCAGGCGCAGCGAGGAGCCTTTGACCTTCTCCAAGATGTTCCAGTAGGTCTCCATGTGCTGGACGACTGCAAGAATATGAGGCTGATTAGTTCCTAGCCGAGTCCTAAATACCGCACTTGACGAGCAACAGCGTAGTATACACACCCTTGACGGCGAACTGCTTCTCGATCTATACGCCAGATGGGTCAGCGCGTTGTGTTGGCGGCCCATAGCGGGAGGCCGGCAGGGGGGAACATGTAGCGTGATGGCTTACATCCTCTAGGTTGTCTGCATCCTGGGCGTCGAAGTTGGTGGGAACGGGAGCCGCCATTATGCCTGGTTCTCGTGGGCTTTGGTTGGTGGAGGGTTGTACAAAAAATCGTCAGAGAAATGGTGTGGGCAAGGTGGTTACGAGGTCGCGATTGCGCTGTCGTGGATCATGGACGTATGACGCGGGGTTGAGGAAGCAAGACTTTTAGAAATTCCTGGCGGGGCTTGCAACGATAAGATCAGCACTGTGCGACGACGTTGGCATCGCGGGGTTTCTCTCCTAAAATTTTCTTGTTTTCGCGCTTCCATTCCATTCCCTCAGGTTAATAGGCGTCAGGCACTGTGTGGGAACTCAGTGTGCATAAACTATCCCGACTGTCTAAGCGTCGCTTCTGCAATCGTGGGCCGTTCTCACAATGGCTTCTAATCGGATGAAGTCATTCGGACAAGTCGCCACCCCCAAGGGCACAAGTTGCCTCGACAATGGTGCCCAAGGAATTAATAGAAAGAGCCGGCCGCATACTTATCGGTAGAACAGGGCGAGACTTTTGCGGGTTTCTGCTTTAACATATAAGCTCCGATAGAGATCTGTGGCCACCAATCAATCGATCGTTGTTAACGGTTCGCATAGTTAGTCCATCTGTCTGCTCTTTCCTTGTTGGCGgttttctccttttttcctcccccctcttattctttctttttgttcttGATGTTCGATATTTATTATCCCACCCACCATCCGTGCTAGGCCAAGTTGAGCTCCGGATCCGCGACCCACTCGCTCGTCGGACCGGCGAGTACGGGTCCGGGAGCCGGCGAAATTGACATGTAAGTTGGGGTTACTCCAGGGGTTTAATTCGAGACCGAGGCATGCTGTCCAATGTAGCAAAAAAGCCCAAAAAAAACCATCCTCCTGACAAGAACGTCAGGATTATCGACCAACGCCCCGGGCGGCTAGGCGCCCGAAGCAGTATTCGAAGTCATCGAAAATGCGAATAGTACGAATTGTATCCCTTACTTCTACtttcaaccccccccccccccccccccccccccccccccgcgggGGCGCCTGAGCCCGTCGTTCGTCCATGATTCGTTCGTTCCAGACGTTTCGTCTCA containing:
- a CDS encoding uncharacterized protein (Putative protein PBDC1, metazoa/fungi, PBDC1-like domain superfamily): MAAPVPTNFDAQDADNLEDIEKQFAVKVVQHMETYWNILEKVKGSSLRLTKIDDEIYEHLQKDFPEFDPAATINEDEMKSKDGKERWRKFMMAYEKKVDDYNFGTMVRANPKFEYGQNEVIFAPRMQFYAIEIARNRKGLNDWIYEKAQAAKTSS